In Flavobacterium gelatinilyticum, a genomic segment contains:
- a CDS encoding DUF4876 domain-containing protein, whose translation MKIKLLPIFFTIAVMAILQSCSKDDDNEGNRQSAVTLTVVNPDDLSSVSYSGLSVSFKELNTGKVTQSTSFTGNNLSISLAEGSYEISIDGKIKYEADGTSAEASVSGYKESVVITGSAASVSLNLFLKTTQSDFLIEEVFFTGTRTAEGKQYLGDKYFRIYNNTDKTLYADGLMIAQSEFMTTDKQEYTPNIMAQSFAANAIAVVPGNGTTYPIAPGEYFIIAEDAINHKEYNPNSMDMRPAAFEFYTEDADDVDNPAVPNMENLFSSMVIHNRGFRSFVIARMPAAVSKTAYLTDYTYDYEYNLVFGGETYPMGESVYSIPNAWIIDAVNLSVESEFQWIVTAPSLDMGWTYCGKVDSDATRYGKSVRRKTLSTASNGKKILKDTNNSTVDFSPEAKPSLMN comes from the coding sequence ATGAAAATTAAATTACTTCCCATTTTTTTTACGATAGCCGTGATGGCGATATTACAATCCTGTTCAAAAGACGATGATAATGAAGGAAACAGACAAAGCGCTGTAACCTTAACTGTTGTAAATCCGGATGATTTGAGCAGTGTTTCGTATTCCGGTCTTTCGGTTTCTTTTAAAGAATTAAATACCGGTAAAGTAACTCAGAGCACTTCTTTTACAGGAAATAATCTTTCGATTTCACTGGCTGAAGGTTCTTATGAAATTTCAATTGACGGAAAAATTAAATATGAAGCAGACGGAACTTCGGCAGAAGCTTCTGTAAGCGGTTACAAAGAATCAGTTGTTATTACAGGTTCTGCAGCATCGGTTTCTTTAAATCTTTTTCTAAAAACAACACAATCTGATTTTTTAATTGAAGAAGTATTCTTTACCGGAACCAGAACGGCCGAAGGAAAACAATATTTGGGCGATAAATATTTCAGAATTTACAACAACACAGACAAAACATTGTACGCTGACGGATTAATGATCGCACAGTCTGAATTTATGACAACCGATAAACAGGAATATACGCCAAATATTATGGCACAGTCATTTGCTGCAAATGCTATTGCTGTTGTTCCGGGTAATGGTACAACGTATCCAATTGCTCCGGGCGAATATTTTATTATTGCCGAAGATGCCATCAATCATAAAGAATACAACCCAAATTCAATGGATATGAGACCTGCAGCTTTTGAATTTTATACCGAAGATGCAGACGATGTTGACAATCCTGCTGTTCCAAACATGGAAAATTTATTTTCATCTATGGTAATCCATAACAGAGGTTTCAGAAGTTTTGTAATCGCCCGTATGCCGGCAGCAGTAAGCAAAACAGCTTATTTAACGGATTATACGTATGATTATGAATATAATCTGGTATTTGGAGGCGAAACGTACCCAATGGGCGAAAGTGTATATTCTATTCCGAATGCATGGATTATCGACGCGGTAAATTTAAGTGTTGAATCAGAATTTCAGTGGATTGTTACAGCTCCGTCATTAGATATGGGATGGACCTACTGCGGAAAAGTAGATTCTGATGCCACCCGTTACGGAAAAAGTGTACGTCGTAAAACGCTTTCAACAGCTTCAAACGGTAAAAAAATCTTAAAAGACACCAATAATTCAACAGTAGATTTCAGCCCTGAGGCTAAACCATCTTTAATGAATTAA